DNA from Alnus glutinosa chromosome 2, dhAlnGlut1.1, whole genome shotgun sequence:
TTATTACAAAAGTACTTGTAAACAAGCAAACAAATTAGAAACAACTCAAACAAGGGTACAAAATTGTTCTAATGACTTCAGAACAGCTTGAATCTGTTTCATTGCTCAAAAAGCTCCAAAGACAGCGATCATTAAGTACTTATTCAGAAAACATATATAGATGATGATGTAAACGAGTATATAGCAATATGATTCTATTTGAAGTATGGGTACAATCTTATTCAGCTATTGGAGATTCAAAATAGCTTCAAGCTCTGTTCCCAGATGGCAGTGAAATCACCAATATCTCTCTTACTGAGTGCCAAACCAACCTCAATTGCTCCATCCTCATCTCTACATTCAGAAAGAGAAATAGCCCCCGTAATATCAATGTGAACCACCTCACTCTTTTTTGGCCTCCCCCACCCAAAATCTGTCTCATAAACACCCAATCTTGGTGAGCCTGCAACTGTCACAAGATTCCctgtttctgatttttctttccaatccAAGAGCCATGTCTCTGCCCCTCTTAAAGCCTCAGTCTCTAGTTGGCGAACTTTGTTTCCAATAGTTTTCACAGCTTCGAAAATCCCAGTTTCTCCCACTAGCTTAAACCTCTCGAGTGGTACAATACATATTGCTAGGCAGTTTCCAAAATATGTAGAAGGTATTGGAAACTTGAGCCGGTTTCGGCAATCTGCTACAAAAGCGAAGTAGCAGAGCTCACTACTAGCAGAAAAATTACTCACTCCACTGTgttgtgatttgatcaaccaaaCCCAAATTAATGCACATGTTACCACAAATGTAGAGATTTGTAAAGGCTCCAATTCTTCTTTGTTCATGCTTTGACCTCTGACCCACTGCTTTAGTCCTTCAATATGGGCTCGGCGAAGCACAAATGTGGCACGAACCTTGTCACCATAATCATTGATGAGACCTATGTCATCCTTCCACGCTGAACCCCAATTCCACCAGTCCTCCAAGAAATTGTGCTCAAGCCCATTCGGGTCTTCGATCACAGCCCTGTCATGGAATGGTGGTGACCTGTCAAGGCAAGACAAGTCTCCTCCTGTCCTGCAAATGGCCGCCCATGACTTTATGAAATGGTGGAATGCCCTTCCATCAGCTGCCACATGGCAAAAGGTGATGCCAATGCAAATTCCTTCATTTGGAAAAACTGTAACTTGCATAGCCATGAGAGGGATCACACGCGTGTTATCGGATGAGACACGTGTTGGGGGCAACTGTGGCACGAAAGGGTGTAATTCTCTTACATCCCGTGGATAATTGGCTATGAGATGGTTGAAATCGCCGGCAGCCTCAGCGACGGTTAAAGGGACCGAGTTTCCCTCTGTGTAGAGGATATGGAGTTTGTGGGTTCGGGGAGGGCATACCAGATTGCCGGCTAAGGGAAAGAAGTGTCGGagagtgagggagagagagtgttTGAGGGTGGGAAGGATGGCTTGTGTGAAAGAGTGGGTGGATTGAGGATGTTGATAGAAGAAAAGGCGTTGCATGGGACGGCAGAGAAGCCATGGTATGTCTAAGAAAGTGAGAGGAAGAGAGGTGTTAGGAACTGAGTTGGGCGGTGGAGCAACCTGGCTTTGCTCTATGACCGTGACTCTGTAGGGTTGAGCCATcgctggagagagagagggctaAGACTCAGTTATATATGAGAGAGAAAGATCTCATCGCAGACATGGCCGTCGGTTTCCGTTTCTTGTTTTCTCTATTCTGAAAAGCTTAAAACAAGAGTACTTCTTATTGAATACTATTCAACGATACAACAAGAGAATTTATACACAGAATGAGCGGGATACAcaaggagagggagagaattGTCTTTTACACGTCGGGTGGTTGCTGATATTTTCGCCAAGGGCTTAACCTATGCACGATTTTTGTTGCCTCGTGACAAGCTCATGGTCCGCTCTCCTCTATTCCTTGTGCTCGAAGGTAATTAAaatcccctcaaattttttgttcgaatttgatacaattcggaCAGGTAGTTGTGAGTAAACATTTATGAGttccacctgaccaaataaaagttgggctgcctaactgcttatccggtcaggtgaatctcataaatacTTACTCACAACAACCTACTCGAATTATATTAAATTCggacaaaaaatttgaaaggatCGTGATCAACTTGAAGGGGCTGTAAATCAAGATATGACAACAGTCACACCAGCAATGGAAATGTGGGGACACGGCATTTTTAGGAAATAGTAAGGACCACTCATCCTCACAGAATTCGAAGAGCCATCCACATAGAAAGCAATAAGTCTGCTTCCATTCAAAGAATCTCATTAATTTTGTATAAAAGACaattctctccctctccttgTATATCAGAATTCGAAGAGCCATCCACATAGAAAGCAATAAGTCTGCTTCCATTCAAAGAATCTCATTAATTTTGTATAAAAGACaattctctccctctccttgTATATCACGCTCATTCTGTGTATAAATTCTACTGTTGCCATATCTTGATTTACATATTCAAAGATAGCGTCgcccacatatatatatatatatatataaaagaaaaatggaaaccGACAGCGACAACGATGATCTAGTGGATCCACAGTACATTTTGATCTTATCTTGCTCACCtttgattattatattatatgaattCGGTGCATTATTACTTTATtagtatttattattatatttatatgattATTGTTAATATTTAGTCCACGCTAGACGCCATGGACATGGTGATTTACAGCTGGTTTATCACTTctcataaaaatttattatttacataTTATTTTGGTGTACATCAAGTGCATATGAAAATATGCTTTGTGTGAAACCGTTTTACATTTATGAATCTCACACCAAATTAGTCTTGATATACATTTAGATAATAGATACATGTTACATACTTACATgtatatcttttatatatatttttttaaaaaaaaaaataaataaattattagatttaTATAACTCACATGTGAATTATTGTAAGttttacagatttaatgattggtttagaaaataaatttacaataaatatatatacaaaagagGCAAAAAAGGATTAATATACAATAATCATTATCACAACATATGATGCGGGGAAAGCGCATCGAGATACCACTGTCTCATGCCTTACTTAAATCATTCTAGTTTCAATCGTACGTGGCATGCAAGCTGGACCCTGGTGATTTGAATATGAAGAGTTTGAATAAATGCAAGAACAAGATTAGAATTGTAAcaaatttttccttatttgtaacgtttcttcttttctttaaataGTAACTttcctaattttaaaaaaaaaatgttcttaaaTAGAAACGTTCCTAATTGAGAAACTTTCTCTAAATAGaaactttctttaaatataatggttttttttaatatatatatatatatatgacacaaAATGACCCAAAAACATTCAAATAATGTATAATGAGTTACGGATTTTCCATATCTACTGAGGTCGATCCCCttaatttttatgcaaaatagCTAATAAAAACCCACTTTTGctatttcaaaaagtgcgatttaaaataacgattttaaaatgtgcgatttgaaaaagtgatttttaaaaacgcagttaagcgtttggcaaaatcgcaatttggcctttaaaatcgcgaatttacctttaaaattctgcgttttcaaaaaagcatcatcttatctgcgatttaaaaaagcagattttctgcgttttcaaatcgcaatttttaaaaacatagttcccaaacgatctatgttctgcgatttggtttaaaatcgcacttattgtctacgaaatcgcaatctcaaactcACCCTTAGCTAACCACATTTCAAGACCTTACTCCAACAGCTTatctaaacaccttctctatgttattaaaattaataaattttagactattttaattaaaaaactcatCTCTAccgataataattttaaaaaaaaaaaaaaaaacaccaaataaaactctcatacattctttttttattaatttttaattttttttttttttcatacagaCATTTTTCCTACGGTTATATTTTACAATGGTCGTTTCGTTAAAACCATCATTTTTTCtaacacaataatttttttaacggtcATTTTTCTAACTGTCATTAAAGTTTACTATTATTCTGTACCCTGCTATAAAAAGAATTGCAATCCTTGAACTGTTTATACTGTAGTGATCAAGTTCGATTAAAACTAATGTCGTCAATGCAATTGGAAAAGGCTGTAAATGCCAAtactagttttttcttttttgagaaggaataaaaaataactactaattaattataatcacaaccaacaatgaaaaaaaggaaggaaaagaattttattatttttttttttttaaaaaaaaaaaaaggaaaagaagggaaagagagagtAGGAGAGAGGCTCAtaagaaatattaatatatatatatatatatatatatatatatatatatatatatatatatatatatatatatatatatatatatatatatatatatatatatgcatttgtgaATAGATAGTGGAGttacactattcacaaatccaagacaaatctattttgtatttttgataaataatgggATGGAAGgcttttttatgattttgcttAACTATTCTAACTAAAAGTGAAAGATGCATAATCTATTGGGAATGCTTAAAACACTTTATCACATCTTTTTGGATTTTCTATTTACAATAGTCATCAAGAGATATctaaagagtaatactataagAAATACTCATGTCTTTCTTGAGTTATCTCAAATTGATgtggattttaaaattattattggattttaatACAATAATGATTATGTCTTATTGGAAAAGATTATTGGGAGGGTTAACTCTTGGTTTTCTTGTCACCTTTTCTTTGCTAGGAGGTGGTTACGTGTTTCTTCTATTATCACAGAAGTTAAACATGCTACCAACATCAAATTAAATGAGTTAAAGGATAGGATATTACCTCTTGAATAATATAAGACCAAGATAACTCCATTCTCTCTCCCAAACCtccacactctctctctctctcacacgtACTATGGTTTAAGAACTGAAAGGAAATGAAAATAGGACTTAAGGGTCGTAGGGGTCCTATTTATAGGCCTCCATGAATAGGAACTCCATTCCTTGGCATGGTTCGAAGGAAACTCAAACCTTCtcagagacaaaaaaaaaaaaaaaaaattaaaagtctaAGATCTCACACTTTACCAACTAAGAACCAACCCCTAACATCCTTAAATTATAAGAGCGCACTTAACTCTAATTAATTTTCACGGTATTACACACACACCTAGCAAGCGTAGCTTGGTGTTTATTTGTCGACTCTTGATTGCAGGTACTTGTGAACCTGGATTTTGGGTGATAAGCTACACCAAAAAAGTCATAACATCTTATTGATAGATCGATTTATCTTGTTTTAACTCTTTCAATGTCTATAGTGACTATCGAAcgaatatttttaaatataaaagttgtTAAAACAAGACTTTACAATAAAATGGCGGatgattttctttcaaataatttagttgtctatattgaaaagaaaataactgAGAATTTCAATAATACAGACTTCAATACTTAATGATTTTAGTTCTCTAGAAGAGTGTAGAATGCAATTTTagacactttttattttttatttttgttttttaatattagtGTCTACATATTACTAATATATAATGTTGATGGAGTTtgataaatatactttttttgaTACACATATTGTATTATGAAATAattcatttataatattttaaattatatttttcatatataataaaacataGTATATAAAGGAAAATCATCTTTTTCGTTACATTTTACTTTGACCCTCCTAAAAATGAATTGTTGACTTCGGAAACAGCTTAATTATGCCATCTATCTACTCGTCCCTCTGGCCGAAGCCTTGAGCTCTACAAACAGAATCAACAGTTTCATCAAGCTCTCCCTGGTTATAGCAGTGAGTGCCAGCTGGTCCACTTGCGAATCAACGGTACGGGGTCATGCACACAATACTTTCCACAATACTACACCTAATTGAGTAGTACACGTCAGCAGGgacaaaaccaaaatttttcaTTTAGAGAGATTAAATTATGAATGAAgggttaaatttatttttagtaaaaGTGAAACCTAGTTTTTAAACCTAAAATTACATATATgtttaacttaataaaaatatttttttaaaaaacaggtGACGTCAGTAATACTCTGGGCCAAAGTACCACTGTGCTTAATTACATGGGACATGAACACGCCAGTGTTGTTATCAATCTCATGCTCTGAGGAGCAGTGATATATGACAAACGACGTTCAGAAGAAAAAAGCAGCTAAAATTTTTATCCACCCCTGTTATGCGACTTATGACAAACGACGTGAACAAAAAGACCTCAATTGTTTGATGTTATGGTTTTTAATGTTTATGTGTCGTTTAAATAAAGACATGAATTAGTGTTTTTTTAAgtcaaattatataatatagtatataattcTATAGTTAAACCATGTGTGACATGtcatatattatgtttatgtGTATGGTTATATACTTGATTATATACTAACTAACATATTAAACATAGTTAAATCTAAACAAAACACAATCCCCAACTCTTATTATCCAAGACAAAACATAAACCTCTTAAATAAAGACAACTTAACGCTTCAAAGCTTACTAACAGGAAATAAACTCAGAGAAAACTTGGCAAGAAGACTCAAACAttctttccttcttcctctctctctctttctctctctctctctctccttttctctAAGGGTTTCAGGACTACAAGGGGTGGAAAATGGAGACTGAGGGGCATAGTATTATACTAATAGGCGGGTCAAATGGATAAGAATAACTGAGGTGTCtcatgtttttcttaaaaaaaaaaaaaaaaaaaaaattgctggcAGATTCTAACGTTCTTATCTAACTTCGAACGTTCACCATTGATTGTTTGAGGGATCCATCGAACGTCCTCTGAGCAGAAAGTTCAAGCAAAAGTCCAAAAGAAATTCCACCTCAAGACGCCTCTAGTCCAATTGGGTTTTACCTAATTAAACCATAATAAAGGTTGGGGTTACTACATGCACACCCGTTTCAGTCAGTAAAACGTACCCAAGATTCATTGGAGGAGTTCCATCAAGCAACACAGGCAGGGACGGAGTCAGAAGTTCTTATGAGCAGGGGccggtggtaaaaaaaaattattggtaggggccaatatgctaaatttttagttttttagcttatatatatatatttttttgagatttttttttttaacctaaaaaatttttttttttcaaggaaattggggggggccatggcccctgccagcccccccctccctccgtctctgaACACAGGCGCCTGGGAATTACATGGAGGGAAATAATCGACAAGAAATGTAGAGTTGGAAGAACCTCGTAAGGGGGTGGTGACAATAAATTGGGACGCACCTTttgataaattagaaaaaaatatgggCGTAGGGTGATAGCCAAAGATGTTGAGAGGTTTGTTTTGGCAACGAATTTTGCAGAGATTTGGGGCTCCAATGAGTAATTATAGAGGAAGACGCACTGAAAAATGTGCATAGTACTCTTCTTTAGGAGGGCTCTTGTTGGAGTCTGTATGGCCAATTGATCGAGGATATTAGAGCTATGCTAAATGGTCTCCACACATGGTTTGCAGTGGACATATTAGAAGAGAAGCAAATGAACTAGTACACTGTTTAGCAAAAAATAGCTCTTCATCAATCTTTAGACCAAGTGTAGATGATAGTCTCATTTTTATCTAAAGTATTGTACTTGCTAGGCAAAATTTTTCTCTATGATTTTATGAAAGAGtgaatttttctctaaaaaagaaagagtgaatttttctctaaaaaagaaaaagttaacaCATGCTTAATTATAGttagtatttactatttagcaTTTTAGGGCATTTGGCCTTGCATAAATCAAATCGTAAAAAATATTTCGTTTAtgagtgcgtttttaaaaaattgcgatttgaaaatgtagaaaaatctATGTTTTAAAATCGCATGCATTGGggtacaattttttaaaacgtttGAATATAAAAGTTAAAATAGGATTTTAAAGGGCAAACTGAGATTTTACCAAaagcttaactgtgttttttaaaatcgcgttttcaaatcgcacgtttttaaatcgcgtattttgaaatcgcaaaccaaAGGAAGCCCtaactattaaattatttttttaaagcttatTAAATATGTTAGTTAAAAACTAAACCATATCTCATAGTATTATATACCATGATTATAACTATAGTTAATATACACTAACACATTAATTATTAGCATGTAATTATATAGTTAAATATGTTATAACTAGTTAATAGTATTAAATGCTTAGTTAACAATTAACTATAGTTAGGATTTATTCTTTAGTATGTTTATAATTATACACTACAAGTCTAcagtcttatatatatatatatatatatatatatatatatatatatatatatatatatatatatatatatattccgagTTGTTCAGGGTCATTTAtgattgagtaatgctataaggaggaTCTATGTCATCTTTAAGTCATCCCAAAATTTatgtggcattttaaatcaccattaaatGTATGCtagatcactattagatttttttttttttttgatgaattagtATTTTTTGTCATTGTTAACGACATATCTAATTATAAAGAAACCTTAGTAGAGCTAAAGTTAAAGACAACTAAACAACAACCCAACTAAAGAATCCAACAAGAGAAGTatagaggggaaaaaaaaaatgtgcaacaAAATCAAACGAAAATTTCATCTAAACCCCAAATCTTGCAAAGGATAACATTTCTTTTAGTGATCTTAAATTTACCTTTAGAAAGAATCTTAGTTCTAACCTCCATACAATATGTTTGAGCAATTGCTCTTTAGTTTTGGGATGATTAGTATAACAGGCAGCATTTTGGTTTCTACAAAGATTGTAAACAACAGAACCAAACACCAACCGGCAAAGATAAACTTTTAACTTAGTACCCTTCCAACTCTGCATTCCCAAATCAACAATATATAGTCGCTAATTAATACGCAAAATATCATTACTGACGACACAATGTCGTTGTTATTGTGTGCACATTAGCGACGACACAATGTCATCGCTGTTGTGTGCACATTATTGTGTGCACAATAGCAACGACACAATGTCGTCGCTGTTGTGTGCACCATTAGCGACGACACAACGTCGTCGTTGTTGTGTGTACATTAGCGACGACACAACGTCGTCGTTGTTGTGTGTACATTAGCGACGACACTGAGTCGTCGTTGTTGTGTGCACCATTAGCAACGACACAATGTCGTCGTTGTTGTGTGCACATTAGCAACGACACTAAGTCGTCACTGTTGTGTGCACCATTAGCGACGACACAACATCGTCACTAATGTGTACATCATTAGCGACGACATTGTATCTCGGGAGGCATTTTTAGCAACCATTATTTGTAATAATAGCGACGACAACTGTTGTCGCTAATAGTCATTATCAGCGACGAAATAAAAAGTCGTCGCTATTTAGTCTTTAACGACAATGTTTTAGCGACCACTTTTGCGACAACCAAAGTCGTTGCTAATAGTCAATAGCAACCACTTTAAGGGCTGTAGCGACGAATCAGGGTCGTCGCTAAAGaccatttttcttgtagtgttttaataaaaaagaaattattaatttaaggtgatttggcaaaaaaaaataatactaaacGGTGTCATTTTAACTAATGTGTCAATGCCTATGTGAATAAATGGTGACTCAACCTTACAGACGTTGTAAAACTGGACGGAAAAAAcactaaattaaaaacttaaggaatgagtgatatttttttaaaattaaaaagtgaatgaGTGATTTCAAATCTCGTGTTATCTCAAggatttatgatacatttacgaaaaaattaaaaaaaaaaaaaaaaaaaaaaaaaaaaaaaaagaaaagaaaagaaaaagaaaaagaaaaagaaaaactacacttaaccccccaaagtttcacccaaattgcaattttacctctaaagtgaaaaaagttgcaatggacCTTAACCATGTTTCCTAATTTAGTAATGTATCCAAGTcttccgaaaaaaaaaaaaaaattattatttttttaaattttttatttaaaaaaagacaaaaatatccccaAATGCTCCGGAgccacccccaattttttttttttttttttttaaaaaagaaattgatcttTTCAGGGGTATTTTCAGAAGAATATGCTACATTGCAAAATTATGAAACTTAGTTGGGgtccattgcaactttttttattttattttattttattttattttatttttattttttattttttattttggaggCAAAATTGCATATTAGATTAAACTTTGGGGGGGTAAAGTTTAGATTAAACGATGTGTTGTCACTAATTTgattcaaatatattatttatggatTATTTTAGCGACGACTATTCTAGTCGTCACTAATAGTCAAGCATTAGCGACGACTATGTTGTCACTAATAATGTCTGTTATTAGTGACAACATAGTCGtcgctaatactagactattagcgaCGACTATTCTAATCGTCGTTAATAGTCAAATATTAGCGACGACTATTGTGGTCACTAATAAGATCTGTCATTAGCAACAACATAGTCGTTGCTAATACTTGACTATTAGTGACGACATATTCGTCGTCACTAATAGTCAAGTATTAGTGGCGACTATTATGGTCCCTAATAACATGCGTTATTAGCGACCACAAAGTCGTCGCTAATAAGCTAAATATTGTCGCTAATACTTTTCACGTGGGAAAAAAATTACCGCCACAATAATACCGACGGCATATTAGCGACGACAATTTTGTCGTCGCTGATGTTCAAACTTTTTTTAACATTAGCAACGACCCCAAAATGTCGTCGCTGATAAGTGACTATTAGCGACGACCCACAAGTCGTCGCTAAAAAATTGGTCGCTGAAGaccatttttcttgtagtgaaatatatataaaaattaaaaaaaaattaaaaaaaaaaaaaaacccattgcCGATGCAATAAAGCTAAAGCTGAAGGTGAAACAGAGTTGGAAGAGAGAATGGTTTGAGTTGAAgaagttgtttgatttttttattccatttgaTATGAAGATTAATTGATCTGTAAAGAGGAAAATGAAGTAAAAGGGAACAATGAACAAGTTGCTGGAAAGAGCAGACGGTAGGCATGGTTTTTGCaaaaatggataattgtaccgttggtccctaagattggccataattatttttcacttcttatggttcaaaaagttcatgagaggtcattgtggtaaacaataattacgaatcactcctaAGCCAATTTTCAATCTACTatgttaacagattctgttagtcaaTCACATCATACCCAATAAGAAGTCGACACGTgtcaattataataaaaaaaatatgaaaaaaataaaatataaatatttgtttttaaaaaaataaaaatgaataaaacaaaggggtggctgcccatGTAGGGGttgccaggccacccccagaggtggccgaggGTGGGTGGCTGTCCACTTTGTTTTACTAGTACTGCATTACTCCAATCGATAGAAAATTttatcgatcctagtgcattactccgatcgatcgtgagtatatgaattatatattatcctagtgcattagttcgatcaataattataataatatatggATTTTGTCGTATCCTTGTGCATTAGTCCGATTaatcgtgatacgatcaaataattaattgataacaaacttacatattttttagaaaaaaatacacataccccCTCAAATTGATCCATTGTCAATGTTCTatctaaactacaaaaaaaatgtcaatgtcaacctctcaatgacaaaaatatgcttcataaaatttttttaaaaaaaaaaaaaaaaaattataattataattataacaaaataaaaaaaaataaaaaaaaaaaagtttgaaaaaccaAGGGGgttcattgtaattttttaaatttttgtaaacaattaatttttgtttatttgttttggaatttttaagaatactttagtcttttttttttttaaaaaaaatattaataaagaaatatatatatatatatatatatatatatatatatatatatatatatatatatatatatatatatatatatgaaggaaaaaaaaaaaagagagagaacgaGAGGCCAAAGTTGGTCAcccgcatatatatatatatatatatatatatatatatatatatatataagaaaaaaaaaaaaaaaagtgagagaaaAGGCCAAAGTTTGCCAACCGCCCAACCCATAAGCAATTCTAATTAATGGAATCTGGCAGTACTCCCATTCACAACTAGCTAGgctatttaccaaaaaaaaaaaaaaaagtaaaagaaacacAACTTTCACTAGTTGCACGCGGGAGACTTTCCCGCACAAACCAAAACTTGTTTGTTATAGTTTAAGaagcagaataaaaaaaaaacaaagaaagcaaagaaaagcGGTGCTCATCATCAAAACAGTTTCTTTCTCtcaggtctctctctcactctctatcTCGTTTTGATCTGAATTGGGATTTGGGATTTGGATCTTTTATTGTTTAGagattaatttatgtttatttatctgtacgttttactcccaaaaaaattgtgaacctttgaattgggatttgaatctgttattatttagaggttaattttatgtttattttattttagtgctAATAGTAAAAACAGTGGTACCTTTGAATTGAGATTTGGATCTTTTATTGTTAGACAATTTTGTACGAAAGTATGTGTGGTGACACCTAAAACCTATAGATTGATAGCAATATGTGACCTAAAACTTTCCCCTTTTCCACAAAATAGTTTATGAGCAACTTGGATTAATTGTAGTTTTATCTCATGTGGGGTAGGTGATCGTTTCAGGCTTGCAGTCAAGACtgattcggttttttttttttttttttaatttattttttctgagaCTAGGAAATTATTAAATTGCCTACACCAACTAGATTATCACACAAAAACCACGTCTTTGTTGTCATGTACGTCTAAGAGTACTGCATATATGTctgtgttttaaatttttaattaagcttaatatgtttatgtttttttatgattacattttgttaatgaatttgatggattactaaattatttttttaatatgtactGTGGCTCGATCTCCTTTTAAATTTAGCTTCTATTGGtcatttaatttattggatGTGCCAATCAGGTAGAAAATTAAGCTTAATTTATTGGatgtgtcatttaatttattggatGTGTCAATCAGGCAGAACAATTAATTAAGCTTAATATCTCTCTTAATTATCACAAGAAAACCATTTTGTTTTGATGTACTTCTAATTTAGATTCACATGCATATGTGTAGAATAAGAGTCTTTgtgtattttagttttaattaagcctaaatgtttttttcttttctttctttcttgaattcaagaagagaaattatgttactatttaactttttttttttttttttcccaatggtgagtaaaatttggtgaggcttcTAGGAATGCTCGAAGTCatgcctttttttaatttaaaagttttagaattttgataaaac
Protein-coding regions in this window:
- the LOC133860775 gene encoding coumaroyl-CoA:anthocyanidin 3-O-glucoside-6''-O-coumaroyltransferase 2-like, producing MAQPYRVTVIEQSQVAPPPNSVPNTSLPLTFLDIPWLLCRPMQRLFFYQHPQSTHSFTQAILPTLKHSLSLTLRHFFPLAGNLVCPPRTHKLHILYTEGNSVPLTVAEAAGDFNHLIANYPRDVRELHPFVPQLPPTRVSSDNTRVIPLMAMQVTVFPNEGICIGITFCHVAADGRAFHHFIKSWAAICRTGGDLSCLDRSPPFHDRAVIEDPNGLEHNFLEDWWNWGSAWKDDIGLINDYGDKVRATFVLRRAHIEGLKQWVRGQSMNKEELEPLQISTFVVTCALIWVWLIKSQHSGVSNFSASSELCYFAFVADCRNRLKFPIPSTYFGNCLAICIVPLERFKLVGETGIFEAVKTIGNKVRQLETEALRGAETWLLDWKEKSETGNLVTVAGSPRLGVYETDFGWGRPKKSEVVHIDITGAISLSECRDEDGAIEVGLALSKRDIGDFTAIWEQSLKLF